The nucleotide window CACTTTGAGGAAGCCAGCCTACATccatcttctccccctccccctccccctcccccccccaagcCCCATCTGAACCCAGAGAggactctgggggggggggggggcgggcggcgcCCTAGCAGGCGTGCTTACAGATTTAGGGATCCGCCAGCCACAGCCCCAAGCCGGAAAGGCCGCAGCTGAAAGATACCTCCCCCATCTCTTACCTGTGTTTCAACCTTTGTGGGGCAGGCAGAAACCACAGGGCAGGAGTGGGAGGAGGCAAGATGGATTCCAGGGGAAGAAACTGAAATCCTGATTTAGCTATTTGCTGTCAGGGGTAGCAACCACTCCCTCCTTTGTGCACACCCATTGTTGCCCCAGTTTCCCAGTAATTACCCTAACTTGTTTACCTGCAGGCTCCCCAACAGTGCCCTTGTAACACACTCCACATAAATGAATGCGAAGGGGTGAAAATGAGGAAGTAAGCATGAAGGAGCCAGGTTGCCAGTTTTTACAGCTAATAGGaagcagaagtttttaaagtgtattattGATGAAATTTTAGGAAAACAACCTGGGTGCGTGCCACCCCGCACTTCCACGGCCAGAGAGTAAGGCCCACTACAGACTAGCTGTAACTACTTGGAAGCTTCCTTTAACCTGTCTGGGAGCCACAATACTTGGCAATTAAGTAAACTGCCAGGGGCTAAATGGACATAATACCACTACTTGAGGCAGGGCAGGCATTCAAAGAACTACCGCATTTCTTTCTCCACTGGAGGTTCTTGAGAGAACCTAAAACTGGTCCCCTTTCCCTACAACAGCAGCTCCTTTTAGCCGCCTCCTTCAGACCCACCCTTATGCAGTCTGAGGGAGGCTTCCAATCTTATTTAGAAAAGCCAGTATTTAAACCAGCCTGTTAATGCATCTCAGGAAAACAGGAGAGGCAAAATGAAATGCCTGCtcctgcaaaaaataaaataaaaaaggtgttAGGATTTGAAATGAGAAATCTGAGCCCAGGGAAATGAGAGGACCTGAAAGTGATATAAATCTGGAGCGAGTTTTCACAAACTCCCATCTTTCGGTCCGTgccttttccatattttattacatttgtgtttaaaaaaaaatcacattaacatTATCAACGACAAAATATGTacaaacattttacaaaagaaacattACTAATATCAGCTATAATAAGGGCGGGCTGAAGCACAGACGCGGAGTTTCGGGGGCAGAGTCTGCCCTCAAAAGACATCTCAAATGTGTTCAGGCAGTTGAGACAGGCTTCTTTCCCGGTGACAAGCACATGTGGTCGGTAATACAAACGACAGCAAATGAGGACACTACGCGGGCTCAGTTGGCGAAATCCTCTTCTCACCAGGAAGGCCACGACACAAGTGGAGCTAATCGAATAACTTAACCCAGAACAGTAAAAGCGCCCTTCCCCCTACCTAAGCGCATTTAAGCCTTCAACATCGATTGCAAACGACGCTGGACTGTAATACAGACACGTGGTTCTTAGAACCCTGCGCCACACTTTAACTCTTCGAGCCAGGTTCCTTGTTGGACCCAAAGGGAAGGAATTTtagaaatgctttctctgaaggCAGAAGTCAGAAAGAGGTGACCCTGAGCCCAGAATCTATTAGACttgatggggtggggagaggcaggaattggaaaagagaaatgtcTCCTTTGGGCCACGAGTCAAGAAGCATGGCTCACTTTGGTCTGGGTACCCCGccctacaccccccccccctgccccgccggTACCTACAAGCTCGGTTCCTTTCTCAACTCCCCCAGTTCTTTGACCTCCACCTTCTTGTACTTCCCCGACTTCCTCCGGTTGGTGATCACCAGGACGGCCACGCCGGCGACGAGGGCCACCACGACCACCACGATGACGGCGATGAGGCCGGCCGTGAGGCGCTTCATGGAGAACTCTGGGGGCTTCTCGTCCAGGTAGTAGATGAGCGTCCGCTCCACTAGGAGGGGCTCGCCGCGCACGCGCACGTCGAGGCCGCCGCGACCCGGGAACAGCGATTCGCCCTTGACGTCCCTCTCGAAGTAGTAGGCGGCGTCGGCGATGTCCACGTCGCCGGGGGCCTTCTCGGACGCGTTCTGCCGGAGCTCGATCTGGATGGTGGGCCGCTCGTAGTGCACGGCCGCCACGAACCTGGGGTGCAGCCGGTAGCGCTCACGGAAGAGCCGCCGCAGCTCGGCGTCCAGGTCCGAATGGTTGAAGGCGCGGGCGGCCGGGCGGTGGCGCAAGTCGATGAGGATGTGGTGGGTGCGCACCAGCTCGTCGCAGCGCAGACTCAGGTCGCCCTTGTCCGTGCGGCGCACGCCCACCGAGTTCACGCACCAGCACACCGACGTCTGGTTGCACTGGCGGGCCTTGAAGCGGCCCTCGTGGTCGCAGTCGGGGTCGTACAGGCCGTCGTTGTCCACGAGCGCGTGCTCGCTGGGCCGCACGAGCGCGCGGCCGCTCTTGGGGGTGCTCATGCGCGCCTTGAGCAGCAGGCACTTGGAAGTCAGCGTGGAGCAGTCCACCGGGAAGCCCGAGCCCAGCGCGCGGCACTGGCAGCGGCCGCCGGGGCCGTCCGCGCGGCACAGGGTCATCTTATTGGTGGCGCACGTGCAGTTGTCCTGCGCGGCCGCAGGGCCGGTCGCCGCCGCCAggagcagcaacagcagcagcggcagcgggAGCGACGGCAGCGCGAGGCCCGGCTCCCGGGCCATGGTGGGGACGCGGAGCGCAGACGGGACGCGGGCGGATCAGGCGCTGGGGACTCCGCGGGGCTCCGGCTCCGAGCTGggacagtctctgggcatctgccGCTGGCCGCTCCCTCCCGCTCTTATACTCCGCCCGACCTGCCCGGCTGGTTCGGCCGACTCACCCTCTGGTATTTGGGTGACACATCCCGCCCCCCGTCACCGTCCCACGGAAGGCACAGCCCGCCCTGCGCCGCCCGCGATAGGATCAGGGGAGCGGTGGCTGCTCCCGCCTCCTCCGGACCGAAAGCCCGGGAGAAGAAAACCGATACTCACCTGCGGGCTGCgggggccccgcccccggcccgcccgaCCCCACCTGGGGAGGGGCCGCGGTCGGTGCGGCCTCCAGCCAGACCTCCGTGGGCGTCCTGGCTGCCCTCCTGGACGGGAATTCTTAGGGATTTCATTGAAAAGCAGGGTCGTCTCGCGCGAGGCTGTCTCGCTTTTGTCCCCTATCCGCTTGCCTTTCTCGCTCCGTTTCCTACCCTCAATCGCTACCCTACCCCCAGGTCTTATAGTAGCAGTCAGTTGCATAGTTTACAGTTCACAAGCATTATCTCATCCTCTCCTAGGTCCTGACAGGTATTATGGACAATGTTTCAGACCCATTTTATAAGCGATGCAGTCGAGGCCGAGGCGTAAAGTCACTCAGCCGTCAATATCCTCAGATCCTTTGGAGGGGTCTTTGGTATTCTGCCTGGCAGTTACACATCAATGTGTATGGAAACTGAAAGTTAGGGAGTTTTTGTTACTCACCGTATCATGAGTAAAACCCAGGTGTCCTGGTGTCCAATGCGTCAGAAGTTCTGTTAAACACCATtttcctttacacacacacacacacacacacacacacacacacacacagaaacaaataatGTTTATACATGAACTGAGTATCGGGAGACAAAAAGGAACTAGTTCTTAAAAAGAACAAGCAAGAGTATAAGGGGTTCTTTGTGCAACTTGATTCTAAAAGAGTAAAtcgttgcttttctttctctgtgtcccatATAAGTTGCTGCACCACTGCAAATGAGGAAAGAATACAGACTGTGGGAAATTGGCTGGTCTGCTTCTGTGTGGCTACTTTAATGGGATGGAGGGGTTGCAATCTCTTTTTTGAATCATTGAGAAAGTCCAGGGTTTCAAAGCTGTggtaaaattaacaataattagCAAGCTGTAATTATTCCCAGCTCGTCCGTTCAAAGCACGTTTTATGTGTTCAGCATTTAATGAACACCAGCAGCAGTACAAGGGTGTTGTTTAACACATGAAAGCCAGCAAGGCCTCTACCCCATTAATTTTCGAGCAATTCCTGAGGCGGGCAGGTGGAAATACACCATTCTGCATTTATAGGTAGAGAAAGCAGAGTCACCTGAGGGGCAATTTCTTACCCATAAGCCCCGGGCATTGTGGGAATGCTCCCCAGCTCTCTACCACCACTGTCTCTGTTTGTAtgttcagattcttttttttttttaagtttattttattttgagagagagagagagagagagagagagcatgtgcatacgagcaggggaggggcagacagagacagagacagaggatcccaagcaggctctgcactgtcagcacagagccccatgcagggctccatctgaccaaccttgagatcacgacctgaaccgaaatcaagagtcagccagtcaagtgactgagccactcaggcaccccgctCTGTTTAGGTTCTTGAACCAAAAGCCTAGTCAGGTTCCAGTGTCTTTTCCCTTCTCCAACACCCAGTCCTCCctgtggtcagagaaggctttctAAATTACAAATTTGTGTCTATCTCTGCAGAGAACAGAATGGGAGGTGCTCTTGGCTCTTGGTATAGaattcacacttt belongs to Felis catus isolate Fca126 chromosome C1, F.catus_Fca126_mat1.0, whole genome shotgun sequence and includes:
- the TACSTD2 gene encoding tumor-associated calcium signal transducer 2 — encoded protein: MAREPGLALPSLPLPLLLLLLLAAATGPAAAQDNCTCATNKMTLCRADGPGGRCQCRALGSGFPVDCSTLTSKCLLLKARMSTPKSGRALVRPSEHALVDNDGLYDPDCDHEGRFKARQCNQTSVCWCVNSVGVRRTDKGDLSLRCDELVRTHHILIDLRHRPAARAFNHSDLDAELRRLFRERYRLHPRFVAAVHYERPTIQIELRQNASEKAPGDVDIADAAYYFERDVKGESLFPGRGGLDVRVRGEPLLVERTLIYYLDEKPPEFSMKRLTAGLIAVIVVVVVALVAGVAVLVITNRRKSGKYKKVEVKELGELRKEPSL